TATTTTCTCTCCCGATACACACCTCGTCGCCTTCTCCGATCACGATAATCAAATTCTTCCTGCGATCAGTGAACTTCGGATCAAGTGATTTGGCACATCGCTTATCGGTATTCTGTTCAGAGTAATTCCTTCATTGTGGTACGATTTCTGCAAGCATTCCGAGATAGTTGCGATGCCAAATCGTGcatttcttctcttttttgtcGATTGAACATTTGACCTTTTGGCGGTGCATTTTCTTTGATCAAATAAAGTTATAAACCGTCGGGTTATTGTTCTACAGTTCAGATTTTGTTTCGACAAGAATACATTTAAAAATCTGAGGAAGAATTAATTTAGCGCGAAATTCTAGCTGATGCCTTTTTCAACTTTCCAGACTTCTGTCAAAATTCTATCATTTGTAAATTTAACTGGAAATAGTTTTAACTTTTCTTATTGTTATTCTATCGCAACTTTTTGGGCTGttatgttgttattgttatgttatgttatgttatgtttttatgttatgTGTTAccaattatgcaaataaaaatagataaaaatatgaaacttcAAAATGGATATGCTTTTATTACACACTTTTTCACTGCTTTGCCTTAAAATaagtcatacaaaaaagagtaatatgaaaattaaaagcatgttttaaatatctactatagcaataaataattacattccATGAAAATGTCAGAACTTAACAGTAAACCGATTCATCGATCGTCAATAATCATTGCTAATGCttcattactttggataaagctattaaaaaaactgaaatctTCTATCATATgttgaatattttctttaatacAAGTAACTTACATTTATCAATAACTTTTAACATTACCCAAGGTGAGGCATGTTAGAGTTCGCTTCCTGAATTAAGCTGAATGCAATACTGAACTCTACTGCATAATGTGTATACTACTTTTGGCAagctaattttattttgattatttattatattcatTAGTTATTTTTAATAGTTAAACGTATCAAGCTATGAAACCAATGTATTTTACAGGATTGCAGATGTATAACAAGATGCCACGTGAAATTAAAGATAAGGACAGTATAGTTGATTTTAAACGCAGATGTCAAACAAGCCTTCTAAGTAAATGTTATAAGTAGTGTTAAGTATCGCTTTCTAAATGTGTAGTAATTATTCAAACATCTGTACTTGGTAACGTTGATAATGATGAGAtttaatgatgataaaaaagagtcaaaacaaatttgagCCCGCGCCAGTGCAAGGGGACGTTACGAATGTCTGCAGTCGTTGCTGTAGAGCGTTagtaaaggaaaaataaaaagaagctGGGATTTTTTCTGTTCCCAGTTATGGAAACATCAGAaaattaaatggaaataatatgTTGAGTGTTTCAATTACACCATTTGAAcgtattaatttaataaaactcaTTAATAACATATTAATATCGTAAGATGCTTCCGTCTTGCTCAACCCACTTGTTTTGAGATAAGAGGAAGGACTCATCATCAATTACAAAAATTGTATAGTCATAATATTTCCTAATCGGTTAGTGTCTATCTCATTCTACATGGTTGCAAAATAAGCGCCACGAGCTGGTTCTGTAGTGAAAGAATATACAGAACGACTTCAATCTGCCAGACATGGGCAACAAGAGTTCTTTAGAGCTATACTGTCACCTCGTAAAGCCTATATTGAATTGTTTATTGTCTTGTAGTGAACTCCATTGAGTGTTATTATGAAATTTGGCCTTCAGGTCTGAGGAATTGTAAATATTCTTAGGCATCAAATTTATTCTCAGCGATCATGCGTCGATGTCAAGATGTTCAATCTACAGAATAAAAATGGAGATAATCCCTTGCACTACCAACACCATTACGATACCTTCATTACCGATCTTGCATGCAGTACAtcttttacttcattttcatGGTAATTTTAAGTTGTTATACCACTTGCTCTTGACTAGTTAAAGTCGTTAAAAAAACGTGCATCGTTTATCACGTTTATTACCCAAACACGGAAGCACCAAAAATATACTTTCCATAGTCATCCACGAAGCAGACTTAAATTTCTGCCCTCGCTCACAACACCACACCTTCGTACGCGTGTCGCACAGGTTACGCTTTCCTCAATCGACCCGTCACATCAAGTGCCCACGGCATTAATCGTGACGCACAGACGGAAAACCGCTTCGACCGGCAGTATGCAGTATCTATTTCGAGGTAGCTCAGAACTGTTGCGACGAGGTTCTGAAGACGGTATCGCTGCTTACGCGCAGTACGTGCCCGTTCGTTACTGTACAGGAAGCGGGAAGAAGGCAAACGCATAATCCACCGTTGCAGCACGTGCCCTAATGAGTCGTCGGTTCAGAACGCACACGCATTTATCATGCTAATTGATTAACTGTGTCCCGGTGGTGGAGATTGCTGTTGTGACGCCGCACGGTCTCCATCGATGCGGCAGCCGGAAATCGACCATGGCAGTGATGTTTTCCTGGCAAGTGTCAGTGGCGGCTACCAGAAGCGTTAAAAACCGTACGGCTTCTCAATTGACCTTGAAGTGGATGCGCTCGGTTAAAAATAGCACCCCAAAATCGTCCCGCTCTTGATGTTTGAATTTATGGTAGGTCCGTGAGAATTAATGcactcagcagcagcatggtGTTACTTTCATTACAACTTTAAGTACACCCACTCGATCATCCGATCACTCATGCGTACGGCACAACGACATAGAAAACGATTATTCACGAGACAAGACCACCCGAAGCTTTGGCTTTGCAATGGCGTACTGTTCCGATAATCGACTGGTAAGATGCACCAAATGCTATGCATTTGTAAACAGTACACACACGTTAAACATTCAACTTGTTGGCTAAACAAACCGATTAAATATAGACGAGAAGTGGAATCACATTGTTGGCACACTGCATCATATATTAATACAGCACAGGTTATGCTATGCTACGAAACTACACTTAAGAAAGGTTTACATACACAACCATTGCTAGCCACCTCCAGTCCAGCGACATTGTTGTAATTGTGAGTAATTCTTATTCGCAACCGTATGCATATCCAATTGCTACAAACCGACCGGAATGGGTGTGTTGACCATTTGCATGTCCGATTACTTGCTTGTGTTTTGGATTATGGGAAGGCTATCCTCTCCTTCAGGGGGTTGAAACACCGATAAAGACACACTCCACGGTTCTAGCAAAATGTCACGGAGTCCAGACCTAAACCATTTGCAAAATTCCGTGCAGACGGAGTCTAATCTTGAATGCAGGCTTTtagagttttattttgtaacaaaTAGAAATGCACGTTTGTTGCCGATCACTCGTTGCAgtttaaaaactttaaataatatttgtatACATATCActtttatcaataaaaaaaaaacattgaattaCTTTACAATGTTTATAGCTTTGCATTGAGCGCAATTGATTAAAAACGAATAGATTAAACAGGTGTTTTGGGATTGTTGTGTTAATTAATCCatgtttggatttgttttatacaaatgttatttatttatataaatttaagCTTCGTTAGCTTTGTTATGTGCACGAGGATAATACCGTGAAGATGACAATTTGtgaaacgttttatttttaaaagcattCCTATAGCAGCTAAATGACGGTAGGAAGAGCCCATAAAAGgtcaaataaatataaaccaGGCAGACCAATTGCAGCGAATAAAAGTTCCTCTTTACATATTATGAAGGAACCgctaaaacgaaacaaatttgttAGGTGAAAAGTAATTGTAATATAAAACGTTTGCCATAACTTACGTGCTGGGACTTCACACTTTTGATTAATAAACTCCAACTGAATGGTTTCTTCGCTGCAAGGATCGAATGCTACTGGGCAGGTTGTAGCAACGGCGTACCCGTCGTTATAGCAGACGTAAAAATTCTCTGGTGCCAGTCCTGTATTGTCGAACTGCTGGGAGCAACATCGGCAGCTATCGACGAACTGTATGCACGGATCGGCACGGTAACACAGCGTAAAGTCGCACGTACAAGTATTGTTCACCGCATCGAAGTATAACCCGTAAGGACACTGGAACTCGATCGCACGTCCATCCGTACACTTGTAGTACCGCGTGCAGTACAGCTCGTGCGAGAGATACACCTGCAGCAATGCCGCCGTCGGACAGAGATAGTCTGGCGGTCCGAACACGCAGGAACAGCGCTGAACATTACTGCTAAAGATGCTGATGCTGCTAGCTACTAgaatcaccaccaccgtaccGAGCCACATCCTGAGGTTCTTCATGACTACTAACCTCCGAGAGAGTGTACACGCTAATGAAGGTACAAGAAAGCACTGAACGGTCAGCAACACAGTTGTTTGTCTTATAAAGACTAGGACTATCACGATAATCGTCAGGAATCACCACTTACATTCGATCAAATACGTTTCTGCTTTGCCTCAAACCTATCCCGGGTAATTCACCACCATTCTAGGTGAGTGTCTCAAAAAAACCGCATTCTCGTCATGTACTAGGTGCCGATAGTTGACGTATCTGAATGGTAAATAGTCACGCACTTATCGACACACGTGA
This region of Anopheles marshallii chromosome 2, idAnoMarsDA_429_01, whole genome shotgun sequence genomic DNA includes:
- the LOC128718396 gene encoding uncharacterized protein LOC128718396; amino-acid sequence: MKNLRMWLGTVVVILVASSISIFSSNVQRCSCVFGPPDYLCPTAALLQVYLSHELYCTRYYKCTDGRAIEFQCPYGLYFDAVNNTCTCDFTLCYRADPCIQFVDSCRCCSQQFDNTGLAPENFYVCYNDGYAVATTCPVAFDPCSEETIQLEFINQKCEVPALTNGHVLRVSSDTVFRTSSQQF